Sequence from the Desertibacillus haloalkaliphilus genome:
AGGCTTTTTTGGATGTTAAATCCGACACCTTAGATAATTACTATTTAGATTCAAAGCAAATGAACCCACGAAATAAAAAGCCCATTTTCTTTGGGGCAGTCCAAATTAAGAAAAATTATGTAAGTTTTCATCTGATGCCTATCTATATTTTTCCCCAGCTGTTGAATGATATTTCGGATAGTTTAAAGAAACGGATGCAAGGAAAATCTTGCTTTAATTTTAAAGAAGTTGATGATGACTTATTTAGTGAATTGAAACGACTTACAAAAAGTGGGTTCGATAAGTATAAACAAAACCAACTAATTTAATACGATTGTCTTATTAAAAAAACGGATGCGATTGTTCAACAAGACAATCGCTTATACACTGTATGGCAGGAAACCTCAAAAAACTTCATAATTGAGCATACAGAAAGGAAGGATGTATGTATCATGGCTAAACACAAGATCTATACAATGAGTGTTGCAAGTGTCTACCCCTATTATGTTACGAAGGCGGAGAAAAAAGGACGTGTGAAAGCAGAAGTCGATGAAATCATCCGTTGGTTGACGGGGTATAGCCAGGAAGAGTTAGAAGCGCAACTGGAAAAACAAACAGACTTTGAGACCTTCTTTGCGGAAGCTCCCCAACTAAATCCTTCACGGGATTTGATTAAAGGTGTGGTCTGCGGTGTCCGAGTGGAAGACATTGAAGAACCAACCATGCAGGAAATTCGCTATTTGGATAAGATGATAGATGAGTTAGCGAAAGGAAAAGCGATGGAGAAGATTTTGCGTAAATAATAGCTAAAATTCCGGTTGCTCGAAAATAGTTGTCTTAAATTATCGGAGAGTGTTCAAAGGTATCGTTGATTTCCACGAAAGGTGCGAGACGTCTGTGGGAATAGCATTAGCAGAAGATCCCGCAGGGCGGTTTTCGAGGAAGCTGTCTCTTCCGCTTTCAGCTTAGCTCCACAGATTATTCGTCGAGATAAACCGAAGTATTGCGGAGAAGTGACCCTCCTTGAAGTAGCATTAGTTCAGCGAACTTTTGGGAAGCTTTTTTTCGCTTTTTTATAACGTTACTAGATAGTCCTGGACTTTATTTAAACCACCTTCATACTTTATACATATTAAAGTTATACAATACAAATGTAATTTAAATGATAAGGAGATTTAATTATGAAATTCAACATGAGGTTACCATTATTAGCAAGTGTATTAGTAACTGGGGCAATACTGGCTGGGTGTGGGGCTGAAGACCAGCCGTCAGAGCAACCTGAAGATGTTCCTGTGCAAGAAGAGGTAGGAAGCTATAATGAAGAAGAAAATAAAAATGAAGAAGAACGTCCAACTATTGAATTTGGTGAAAGAGTTGATGAAGTATCGCATATTCATGGTTTAGAAATTCATCCAGCGAATGAAAATGATATACTCGTTGCCACACACTATGGATTAATTACGTTGACAGATGAAGGTGAAGCGTTTCTAGTAGGGGGGACGCTAGATGATTACATGGGCTTTTCACGCGTTGCTGACTCTGACAAATTAATGACAAGCGGCCATCCAGGGCCTGGGAGCGAATTGCCTGATCCACTAGGTTTTCTTTGGAGTGAAGATTATGGACAAACATGGGAAGTTAGAAGCTTGTTAGGTGAAGTTGATTTTCATGCTTTAACGGCCAATAACGCTAATGCTGAAAAAATCATTGGCTTCGCTACAGATTACACAGATAACTTTTCAACTGCTCTTTATTTAACAACTGACCAAGGGGCGACATGGGAAGAGTTGCCTGTAACAGGATTACCTATCGATCACCATGACTTATTTGACTTAGCTTATTCACCTGAAAATGATGACATTCTCTATGCAGCAACTGCAGAAGGTCTAATGGTTTCGGAAAATGGAGGGTTAGACTGGGAAGTAAAAGTGGACGGCCCTGTGAGTGCTTTACATGTATTAGGTGATGAGGATGTGATTTTTTATCATACATTAGCTGGACAGGGGCTTATGCATTTAAATGGTGAAGAGTTGATTTCATATGATTTGTTGTATACCGATGACTTTGTAAACTACATTGCTACTCCAAATCCAGAGGATCCGAGTAATGTTTACGTTACAACCGCCGCAAAAGATATGGTATTACAAACAAATGATTATGGACAAACGTGGAATACGTTAGTGAATGAAGGGAAGATTGAATAACTAAAGTTTATTGGGGTATTTAAACAGTCTTACTTAGTGAGTAAGGCTGTTTCTTACGTATATATGGATTTATGAACCATTTATTGCATATAGTATACTTTTTTTGTTTGTGTTTTACTAGACATAGGTTACTACCAAAGGAGTTCGTAATCTATTCTAATACAAGATGATAATGGGTATAAATTCATATTTATCCAGGATTTTAAAATAAATGAAATACACCTTAGGTTAGTCTCTTATCTTATATGGAATATATTGATTAAAAGCCAAAGAGCGCACGCAAAGTTTAGGAATATTTTGGCTTGTTATGGTACAATCATGTAAGTCAATCATGATGTTGGAGGTATTATTATGAATACATATATAGAAACTGGTACCGAAGGACTCGATTATATATTAAATGGTGGGTTTCCTGTTGATTCTTCTATTCTATTAGAAGGGGCACCAGGGACTGGAAAGACGATCCTAGGTATGCAATTTCTATACCATGGCGCTGTAAATAGGAATGAGTCAGGTATCTATATTACATTCGAAGAGATGCCTGATCAGATATATAAGGAAATGCAAGCGTTTGGTTGGGATATCAAGAAGTTGGAGAAGGAAAATAAATTACGTGTTATTTGTATGTCTCCGGAGGTTTTACTCCAACAAATGAAGAAACCTAATGGTATTCTAGAGCAAATAATAAAAGAAATCGATTGTAAGCGAATTGTGGTCGATAGTTTGAATCTGCTTCATTATGGGATCGATGACCAACTAAAGAAAAGACAGAGTGTTTATACGTTAAGGAATATTTTTCGTAAGTATGAGATCACATCATTATTAATTAACGAACAAATGAACCGCAATGACAGCGAAATTCCATTTTCAAGTTATGTAGTAGATGGGGTGATTAAACTAGCTCTGGAGGAGCAAAATACGATTTACCGGAAGCGAACGTTAGAAGTTTTAAAAATGAGAGGGTGCAGAATTCAGGAGGGAGAACATATTTATCGGATTACAGATTCGGGAATGTACCTCGTTCCGGCGCTATCCATGTTTGAGGATTTAGCGGTAACAGAGAACCAGAACAATATCCCAACAGGAATACCAGGATTAGACAATATGTTAGCTGGTGGTATTCCAAGAGGAACAACATTTGTTTTAGATACGAATAGTAAAGCAAATTATAAATATATTACAACTTCGATCATTATTAGTCGAATCCTAGCTGGTGAAAAAGTGATTATGCTGATGGGTAGTTCGATGACATATATGGAATTGGATCATATTTTCCAGTTATACGGTATCGAATTAAAGCAGCTAGTTACTAATGAGGAGATATATTTTATTGAGCACTATGATCGTTATATACCGGAAGGAATTCAACCTGCCATTATTAGAGTAGAGAACCTAAGTAACGAAGAGTATAAAAAAGTATTTCGTGAAAGGTTAGATAATCTAGTATTAGACACGATTGATAATGGACAGCGGTGGTTTATCTTTTATGATTTAAATACGATTGTTTCCCTGCAGGGGAAAGACTTTATTAATAGTTATTACACGGAAATAACTGCTTTAATCAATTCATGGGAAATGAGTATGATTGCATTAAGTAACTTCACTGAGATTGGGAAAGAAACTTCAAGTTTCCTTGAGAGAACATCAAATGGAGTCTTCCAAACGTGGGTTGATGGGAATTATCAATATTTTCAGTTGAAAAAATCTCCTCAAGGAAATATGTCACAGCCTATGCTAGTCGAAAACATTCCGTCAAAGCCATTTATCAGGTTAGTGTAAAGGGGAGAAAAGAAGATGGATCAATTAAAACTAAATCCATTATTAATTGAATGTACATTATTTTTTCAAGGGAATCCTTATGCATATGAGACGGTTGATGGCCTAGCTCTTCGAATAGGGAGAGACCCTGAGGATCTATTTGAAATACTAAATCAAATGGTTGAAACTTCAGTTTTAGAGGTAGTTGGGACCGGAGAAAGTGCGATTTATCATTATATTAAACCAGTTGAAACCATTGATATGCAGCAGGAGCAACTATGAACAAATCAATAGATTTTATTCAAGATGTACAAGATACGTACGCGTCATTGACGAAATTAACGATGTGCATAGTAGACAGTGAAGGGAATTTTTTGACAGATATATCTACTCAAAATACATTATCTAGTTTAATTCATCAACATTGTGGGATTGAAAAATATGTTCAAGAAAGTATAGATTCACTTAGGGGGATCCCAAAAACAATACTAATCGATACCCCTTTAGGATTAAAATATATTGTTTCACCGATAAAGGTTCAAGGGCAGATCACTCATTATCTTTTGGCAGGAGATTTATTAGAGAAAGGCACCCGATCATTTGTCAGTAAGTTTATATTGAAAAACTTTCAGGAAATTAATGGGCTTGTAGAAGAAGTGGAAACTCTACCGGAACTGTCTAGGGAAGTAATTGCTGAAAGGCTTAAGAAGGTGGAGAAAGCAGCAGAGATCATTGAAGCGTCTTTAGCCTGCTTTAATGAACAAGAGCATAGGAGTCAAACGTCTTTCCTTAGTGAAACGCTTGAATCTATTAGGGTAGAGAAGGTCGTGACATTAAATTCTACAATCGATAAAATGATTGAACTATATTCTGAAGTAGACTTTGTGGGACTAGCATTAAAAAGTGAAAATGATCAATTTACGGTTGATGCTTTTCACGGTGAAAATGCGGAATCGTTCAAAGGCCACTCTTTTTCGATGGGGGAAGGGTTTTTAGGACATACAGCCGCTGTTCAGCAGTACAAGTTTTGGAAAGATGTTCGAAATGATCCTCGGAGTAATGGGTTTGAAAAGTACGGGTTACATCCCATTAGTATTTTTAGCGTCCCAGTCTATGAAGAGCAAATAGTTATTGGGATTTTATTTGGTGGTAGCACGAAAAAAGAAATAAACGATAAAGCAGTCCTAGAACAAATGAAACTAAATTCTTCGCTGTTAAGTGTTTTAGTTTCATATCAACATATTAAAGAAAACCTTCAAAATCACCTTATGGAGCTCGCGACTTTTAATGAAATTTTTCGTGTAATTACTACAGTGAAAGATATAAAAAGAATTCTTTACATCTTAGTGGATATTAGTACTAACATTATAAGAGGCCCATTTTCGTGCATTGTTTACAAATCATTGTCGAATCCATCCAAAATGGATGTTGTTTCGCGAGGGTTAACCGCAGCGGAAATAAATGACTATGGTCATGATGTGGCTCAGAGAATTTCATCATACTCTGTTGGTGATTTTGATATTGAACATCCCCAAATTAAAACAACGAATTGGGGAGTTAGAGTACTAGAACTACCGCTCTGTTATAACGGAGTGCTATATGGGGTATTAAGTATTGGTCTAAACCCTCATAATAAGGATGAGTTTAACGCTTTTTTATCAAGTTTAGCTGTCGCCGGTGGTATTGCCATTCATCTATGTCAAGATTTTCAAGAAATCAGCAAAGAAGATCAATCCTTATCACTGTTACAGGACGTTATTAGTCAACATGATCAGAAATCATATGATTTTTCGATTAAATTGAAAAAGATGGTTGAGGATTTCACGATTTACCTTGGTGAGAATGGTTTTAAGGACCTTAATAAAGTTAGTGGATTAGCTATTTATGATCTGAATTTTTTGGAGAAATATATTCAAAATAATGATTTGCTTAAGATAGTAGAGGGTTGTAAAAAGGTTTTGAATCATGAACCTATTAGGAGAAGAGATAGCCAAATATTGGGGCTTGTTTATAAGTTCCTAGCTGAAGGTGAAACGATCGAGGTTGTGGAAAATTGGTTAGATATTGATAAAGATATTCGATCAAATTTTATATCTTTTATAAACCAAAGATCTATAACTGAAACTAACATTACATTAGAACGTAGCGATTCTCCTATTGTTAATAAAAGGTTGAACAATGAAAATGATAATCTTATTCTTAAGGAGAAGCTTCAATTATCAACAAGGGAAATTGACGTTTTGAATGTTGTGCTAAGAGGATATAATAATCGTGAAATTGCAAAGAGACTATTTATCAGTGAACATACAGTAAAGAATCACATTACTCGAATCTTCCAAAAGCTTGATGTAAACGATCGTTCACAAGCAATTGCTAAAGTGTATCAATTAGGATATACACCAAATAAAAGTGATATATGACGGCTGTTCTTTGAGCATTGCTCAAGGAATGGCCGTTTTTAATTTCAATAACAGAATACCCTACCGTCTATTTTTACCGAAAGATAAATAGGAAAAGATTCCTTCTCTATTTTAAAACAGGTTTTGGAATAGTATGCATTTCCTAATGGTATCTTATCCTTTGTTGCACCTTATGTAACTATAAGATTAATGATAATTAATAAGGAATAAAAATAGGAATACTCGCTGATTACGAAAACGCCATTTATGTGGATAATAAAATAGCATTGATAAGATCAATCAATATAATTATAGGGGGCTGTATAAAATTACATTGAGATATGGTAATACAGCAACGTCGAGGGACTCAGAGGCTATTTTGAAAGTAACACAAGTAACACTTGCATTGATAAAAAGTAAAAGTGTTGTATGTAGCTCCAGAAACAATAGTCGATTACAAGAGCTAGAGCGACTTAGTGATCAAAAAATAGTTCTAAAATATAAAGTAGGGGAAGAGGTGATATTTCAATATATTGAACCTATAGAAACCGAAATCTACTTACAATAAATATACTATTGGTTTGTTAATCATCCGTTATTTATCTTAATATATTAAATCAGTTTGGTGACTATAATTAACAATCTTTAAGAGGTGATGGGATATGTTATATAAACGGGAAGAAACATTTCGATATGAATTTCAACCTCCATTAACATGTACATTCAACATTATAAAAATTAATGGAGAGGAGATCGAAAGTAATCAAGGTCAAGGGAAAATACAAGATATTAGTCCATCTGGGTTGAAATTAATGTCAATGTTAGATTTACAGGTAACACGTAATGAAATAGATGTCGAAGTGTATTTTACTATGCTTTCAGATTGGGTTGTACGGGGAAGAGTAGTTTGGCAAAAGGTAGCGAATATGAATGAATATTATTACGGCATCGATTTGTCTACGGACATTGGTGAGAGTGAAGATATGATAAATGGGCTAAAAGAATATATCCGACAGGAAAACGATTAAGTGTTTGTAATAATGACTGATCGTTTATCAGTTAGCTCAATAGGTTTATGAGGA
This genomic interval carries:
- a CDS encoding DUF2200 domain-containing protein, producing MAKHKIYTMSVASVYPYYVTKAEKKGRVKAEVDEIIRWLTGYSQEELEAQLEKQTDFETFFAEAPQLNPSRDLIKGVVCGVRVEDIEEPTMQEIRYLDKMIDELAKGKAMEKILRK
- a CDS encoding ATPase domain-containing protein — encoded protein: MNTYIETGTEGLDYILNGGFPVDSSILLEGAPGTGKTILGMQFLYHGAVNRNESGIYITFEEMPDQIYKEMQAFGWDIKKLEKENKLRVICMSPEVLLQQMKKPNGILEQIIKEIDCKRIVVDSLNLLHYGIDDQLKKRQSVYTLRNIFRKYEITSLLINEQMNRNDSEIPFSSYVVDGVIKLALEEQNTIYRKRTLEVLKMRGCRIQEGEHIYRITDSGMYLVPALSMFEDLAVTENQNNIPTGIPGLDNMLAGGIPRGTTFVLDTNSKANYKYITTSIIISRILAGEKVIMLMGSSMTYMELDHIFQLYGIELKQLVTNEEIYFIEHYDRYIPEGIQPAIIRVENLSNEEYKKVFRERLDNLVLDTIDNGQRWFIFYDLNTIVSLQGKDFINSYYTEITALINSWEMSMIALSNFTEIGKETSSFLERTSNGVFQTWVDGNYQYFQLKKSPQGNMSQPMLVENIPSKPFIRLV
- a CDS encoding F510_1955 family glycosylhydrolase, whose translation is MKFNMRLPLLASVLVTGAILAGCGAEDQPSEQPEDVPVQEEVGSYNEEENKNEEERPTIEFGERVDEVSHIHGLEIHPANENDILVATHYGLITLTDEGEAFLVGGTLDDYMGFSRVADSDKLMTSGHPGPGSELPDPLGFLWSEDYGQTWEVRSLLGEVDFHALTANNANAEKIIGFATDYTDNFSTALYLTTDQGATWEELPVTGLPIDHHDLFDLAYSPENDDILYAATAEGLMVSENGGLDWEVKVDGPVSALHVLGDEDVIFYHTLAGQGLMHLNGEELISYDLLYTDDFVNYIATPNPEDPSNVYVTTAAKDMVLQTNDYGQTWNTLVNEGKIE
- a CDS encoding LuxR C-terminal-related transcriptional regulator, which gives rise to MNKSIDFIQDVQDTYASLTKLTMCIVDSEGNFLTDISTQNTLSSLIHQHCGIEKYVQESIDSLRGIPKTILIDTPLGLKYIVSPIKVQGQITHYLLAGDLLEKGTRSFVSKFILKNFQEINGLVEEVETLPELSREVIAERLKKVEKAAEIIEASLACFNEQEHRSQTSFLSETLESIRVEKVVTLNSTIDKMIELYSEVDFVGLALKSENDQFTVDAFHGENAESFKGHSFSMGEGFLGHTAAVQQYKFWKDVRNDPRSNGFEKYGLHPISIFSVPVYEEQIVIGILFGGSTKKEINDKAVLEQMKLNSSLLSVLVSYQHIKENLQNHLMELATFNEIFRVITTVKDIKRILYILVDISTNIIRGPFSCIVYKSLSNPSKMDVVSRGLTAAEINDYGHDVAQRISSYSVGDFDIEHPQIKTTNWGVRVLELPLCYNGVLYGVLSIGLNPHNKDEFNAFLSSLAVAGGIAIHLCQDFQEISKEDQSLSLLQDVISQHDQKSYDFSIKLKKMVEDFTIYLGENGFKDLNKVSGLAIYDLNFLEKYIQNNDLLKIVEGCKKVLNHEPIRRRDSQILGLVYKFLAEGETIEVVENWLDIDKDIRSNFISFINQRSITETNITLERSDSPIVNKRLNNENDNLILKEKLQLSTREIDVLNVVLRGYNNREIAKRLFISEHTVKNHITRIFQKLDVNDRSQAIAKVYQLGYTPNKSDI
- a CDS encoding DUF1801 domain-containing protein, whose protein sequence is MLEFQKIFDKLKGIIKEYEAFLDVKSDTLDNYYLDSKQMNPRNKKPIFFGAVQIKKNYVSFHLMPIYIFPQLLNDISDSLKKRMQGKSCFNFKEVDDDLFSELKRLTKSGFDKYKQNQLI
- a CDS encoding PilZ domain-containing protein codes for the protein MLYKREETFRYEFQPPLTCTFNIIKINGEEIESNQGQGKIQDISPSGLKLMSMLDLQVTRNEIDVEVYFTMLSDWVVRGRVVWQKVANMNEYYYGIDLSTDIGESEDMINGLKEYIRQEND